DNA from Vitis vinifera cultivar Pinot Noir 40024 chromosome 19, ASM3070453v1:
TTTAATTAATAGGTTCAATATGTAATATTGTAAAGTTGGTCACCAGTACAAAATTCTTTACTATATATTACTTTTCTTAAttaacataatttcattttcttgcctTAGTTTGGTGAAAAATACAACATTCCTTATAATGGAcaacttcttcaaattttctcgGAATCAATTTTCATGGAAGAAGGTACGAGTATGACCTCCACACAAAGCAaagtgaattaaattaaattgaaatactGATCATTTGTAGAAATTTATGAGATGACAAAATGTCTAATTCATAGAGGATGCAACCACTACAACCATGTAATGATACTGCAATGCATGAAAAAGTGGCTATGGAGTTACACCACCTAGTGGAGGAAGATCATCAGTCGTGATATCATGAATGCTGgttctcttccttttcttgcCCATATTCCCAGGCCTTTGTCTTGCAAAGTACTTCTGAGCATGGCTTGCAACCTGGGATGGCGTCCTGGTTATCACAAAGTTTCTAGAGATGCTTTTCCAGTCACCTTTTCCATATTTGACTAATCCTTCAAGAAACAGTACGTGCTCTTCTTCAGTCCATGgagtccctttcttcttctcgaCTTTTGAGCCAGTACtgccttcttcttcctcctgaTCTTCCTCCTCTAAATCCCACCGGTCTGGAATGTACTGATCCATACTACCGAAGTCGATCGCATCGATATCTTGTATGAGTTTTATGTAGTGTTCAAGCACATCCATGGGAGATTTTCCTGGGATTTGAGTGACAATCTTATACCACCTGTTTGGGGTTTCCTctgga
Protein-coding regions in this window:
- the LOC100253165 gene encoding transcription factor DIVARICATA, which encodes MSQFIDYSLSFGSKWNRSEDILLERAILIFPEETPNRWYKIVTQIPGKSPMDVLEHYIKLIQDIDAIDFGSMDQYIPDRWDLEEEDQEEEEGSTGSKVEKKKGTPWTEEEHVLFLEGLVKYGKGDWKSISRNFVITRTPSQVASHAQKYFARQRPGNMGKKRKRTSIHDITTDDLPPLGGVTP